In Myxococcales bacterium, one genomic interval encodes:
- the dnaN gene encoding DNA polymerase III subunit beta, with protein MELTVAKRDLLRLAARMQGVAERKSTMPVLSNVLFTAGGAGALRLSATDLYLGLSGTLAAEITKPGSMAIPAKELVDRVKMMPDGPVQLATSDKDNGQATMRAVGSARRYTLRGMPGGDFPPLPQPAEGAPSLAIEVDVLAELIAKTHFSISTDETRAHLNSALFEWEGEVVRMVTTDGHRLSKMEVKVVGRQASATMLIPLKAIHELRRLCDEVLSEARDTKSERPQLTIVQSGSSAFFQAGSMTFSVKLVDAQFPPYSQVIPKSFAKSVRAPRTAFTEALRAVSVAANERTGGVKLSLQDGTLRISSESPESGEGFDELPVDYAGAPIAIGFNAKYFLDVLAALTTEEVTLNLSGELDPAVLRPGDGEPAERDFLAVVMPMRI; from the coding sequence ATGGAACTGACCGTCGCAAAGAGAGATCTCCTGAGACTCGCGGCCCGCATGCAGGGGGTCGCAGAGCGCAAGAGCACGATGCCCGTGTTGTCGAACGTGCTCTTCACGGCGGGCGGCGCGGGCGCGCTGCGTCTCTCGGCCACCGATCTCTACCTGGGCCTCAGCGGCACCCTCGCGGCGGAGATCACGAAGCCCGGCAGCATGGCGATCCCTGCGAAGGAGCTCGTCGACCGCGTCAAGATGATGCCCGACGGGCCCGTGCAGCTCGCGACGAGCGACAAGGACAACGGCCAGGCCACGATGCGCGCCGTCGGCAGCGCGAGGCGCTACACCCTGCGAGGCATGCCGGGCGGCGATTTCCCGCCGCTCCCGCAGCCCGCGGAGGGAGCCCCCTCGCTCGCCATCGAGGTCGACGTCCTCGCGGAGCTCATCGCGAAGACTCATTTCTCGATCTCGACGGACGAGACCCGCGCGCACCTGAACTCGGCGCTGTTCGAGTGGGAGGGCGAGGTCGTCCGCATGGTCACGACCGACGGGCACCGTCTCTCGAAGATGGAGGTCAAGGTCGTCGGGCGGCAGGCGTCGGCGACGATGCTGATCCCGCTGAAGGCGATCCACGAGCTCCGCCGGCTGTGCGACGAGGTGCTGAGCGAGGCGCGCGACACGAAGTCCGAGCGACCGCAGCTCACCATCGTGCAGAGCGGCTCGTCGGCCTTCTTCCAGGCCGGGTCGATGACGTTCAGCGTGAAGCTCGTCGATGCGCAGTTTCCCCCGTACTCGCAGGTGATCCCGAAGTCGTTCGCGAAGAGCGTGCGCGCGCCGCGGACGGCCTTCACCGAGGCTCTGCGTGCGGTCTCCGTCGCCGCCAACGAGCGGACCGGCGGCGTGAAGCTCTCGCTCCAGGACGGCACGCTGCGCATCTCCAGCGAGTCCCCTGAGAGCGGCGAGGGCTTCGACGAGCTGCCCGTCGACTACGCCGGGGCGCCCATCGCGATCGGCTTCAACGCGAAGTACTTCCTGGACGTGCTCGCGGCGCTCACCACCGAGGAGGTCACGCTGAACCTCTCGGGCGAGCTCGATCCGGCGGTGCTCCGACCGGGTGACGGGGAGCCGGCGGAGCGCGATTTCCTCGCGGTCGTCATGCCCATGCGCATCTGA
- a CDS encoding Ig-like domain-containing protein — MFSFRFLRASSLLAGVALAALVCPPCLAADAGKPGSSASASASAVASAKAPAATPHGDEPQDDSSPPDGHGHANGGAGGAPPGVFQPPPDTAEPDPSLPAGTLRIHVKDPDGKPLPGTAVTIGIINNSVAKGESRRRVECLTDADGVCTLRDQDRGQLLAYRATVVKDGATFAVPPFQLPSDKGVQCVLHVYPVVHELGDLLVVSQAILYVEMKDDRVQVQEAITLYNFGKVAWVPRDFALGLPPEFTALTSQQQMSDVVIDSAPAPKKGARVRGTFAPGRHELEFRWQIPYNGTRDVSLLAGMPPNLAQARIMAPASSQMKLVVDGFPVAQSRTDNQGQRVLVTERELRRDETPLGRVTVEIRDLPTVGPARWIASSLALGTVAGAIAVAFAARRRPTRRRSARGEDPAMTTTLLAELAELERAHRAGDVGPKTYARTRRELLERLARALRDGGVAAPGDGPRQAPGVPA, encoded by the coding sequence ATGTTTAGTTTTCGTTTCTTACGCGCCTCCTCGCTCCTCGCTGGCGTGGCGCTGGCCGCCCTCGTCTGCCCACCCTGCCTCGCGGCCGACGCCGGCAAACCGGGCTCCTCGGCGTCCGCCAGCGCGTCCGCGGTCGCGAGCGCCAAGGCGCCCGCGGCCACGCCTCACGGCGACGAGCCCCAAGACGACAGCTCGCCACCGGACGGCCACGGCCACGCCAACGGCGGCGCCGGCGGCGCACCTCCCGGGGTGTTCCAGCCGCCTCCCGACACCGCCGAGCCCGATCCGAGCCTGCCTGCGGGCACCTTGCGCATCCACGTGAAGGACCCCGACGGCAAGCCGCTGCCCGGCACCGCGGTCACCATCGGCATCATCAACAACAGCGTCGCGAAGGGCGAGAGCCGACGGCGCGTCGAGTGTTTGACCGACGCCGACGGCGTCTGCACGCTCCGCGACCAGGACCGCGGGCAGCTCCTCGCCTACCGCGCGACCGTGGTGAAGGACGGCGCGACGTTCGCGGTCCCGCCGTTCCAGCTCCCCTCGGACAAGGGCGTCCAGTGCGTGCTGCACGTCTACCCGGTGGTGCACGAGCTCGGGGACCTGCTCGTCGTCTCCCAGGCCATCCTCTACGTGGAAATGAAGGACGACCGCGTGCAGGTCCAGGAGGCCATCACGCTCTACAACTTCGGCAAGGTCGCGTGGGTGCCCCGCGACTTCGCGCTTGGGCTGCCCCCTGAGTTCACGGCGCTCACGTCGCAGCAGCAAATGAGCGACGTCGTGATCGACAGCGCGCCCGCGCCAAAGAAGGGCGCCCGCGTGCGCGGCACGTTCGCCCCCGGCCGCCACGAGCTCGAGTTCCGCTGGCAGATCCCCTACAACGGCACGCGCGACGTCTCGCTTCTCGCGGGGATGCCCCCGAACCTCGCGCAGGCGCGGATCATGGCGCCCGCGTCGAGCCAGATGAAGCTCGTCGTCGACGGCTTCCCCGTCGCGCAGTCTCGCACCGACAACCAGGGCCAGCGGGTGCTGGTCACCGAGCGCGAGCTGCGCCGCGACGAGACCCCGCTCGGGCGTGTCACGGTGGAGATCCGCGATCTCCCTACAGTGGGCCCGGCGCGCTGGATCGCCTCGTCGCTCGCGCTCGGCACCGTGGCAGGCGCCATCGCCGTGGCGTTCGCCGCGAGGCGACGACCCACCCGCCGACGCAGCGCGCGCGGCGAGGACCCCGCGATGACGACCACCTTGCTCGCCGAGCTCGCCGAGCTCGAGCGAGCCCACCGCGCGGGTGACGTGGGGCCCAAGACCTACGCTCGCACCCGCCGAGAGCTGCTCGAGCGCCTCGCCCGCGCGCTCCGCGATGGGGGCGTCGCGGCGCCGGGCGACGGCCCGCGCCAGGCCCCGGGCGTCCCCGCGTAA